In Archangium violaceum, the following are encoded in one genomic region:
- a CDS encoding WS/DGAT/MGAT family O-acyltransferase, whose amino-acid sequence MSHVDAAWLQMEESTSLMVITAVLWFDEPVDWQRLTEVVRERLVERYPRFRQRVVTGGVLGAPRWEDDPGFRLEAHLRHTELRAPGDRAALEALVGASMSTPLDFSRPLWELHLIQGYEEGGALLMRVHHCIADGISLARVLLSLTDERAGGGPESAGVEAEETPGALARLLRGARTVVGSTRSAWKRGSELLAEPIQLMDMAVEGARGASALSRLLTLTQDPPSPFKGALGAEKRVAWSQPVPVGKLREIGHCTGSTVNDVVMAVVAGTLRRYVEARGQSPEDLRAVVPVNLRPMNEPIPRELGNRFGMVFLPLPLGVEAPVERLWELKRRMDRLKRSPEAAVMFGMLTAAGMAPAPVERAAVEVMRRKASLVMTNVPGPRRPVYLAGARLAGVMFWVPMAARLGVGLSIFSYSGHVTLGVAADAGLVPEPRELIADFEAELESLAEAVRAMGHSPPLH is encoded by the coding sequence ATGTCCCATGTGGACGCGGCGTGGCTCCAGATGGAGGAGTCCACGAGCCTGATGGTCATCACGGCGGTGCTCTGGTTCGACGAGCCCGTGGACTGGCAGCGGCTGACGGAGGTGGTGCGCGAGCGGCTGGTGGAGCGCTACCCGCGCTTCCGGCAGCGCGTGGTGACGGGAGGCGTGCTGGGGGCGCCCCGCTGGGAGGATGACCCGGGCTTCCGGCTGGAGGCGCACCTGCGGCACACGGAGCTGCGGGCGCCCGGAGACCGCGCCGCGCTGGAGGCGCTGGTGGGCGCGTCCATGAGCACGCCCCTGGATTTCTCGCGGCCGCTCTGGGAGCTGCACCTCATCCAAGGGTACGAGGAGGGGGGCGCGCTGCTGATGCGCGTGCACCACTGCATCGCGGACGGCATCTCGCTGGCGAGGGTGCTGCTGTCGCTGACGGACGAGCGCGCGGGCGGTGGCCCGGAGTCCGCGGGGGTCGAGGCGGAGGAGACGCCGGGGGCGCTGGCGCGGCTGCTGCGGGGTGCGCGGACGGTGGTGGGCTCGACACGGTCGGCTTGGAAGCGGGGCTCGGAGCTGCTGGCCGAGCCCATCCAGCTCATGGACATGGCGGTGGAGGGGGCCCGAGGGGCCTCGGCGCTGAGCAGGCTGCTGACGCTGACGCAGGACCCACCATCCCCCTTCAAGGGAGCGCTCGGAGCGGAGAAGCGGGTGGCCTGGTCCCAGCCGGTTCCGGTGGGGAAGCTGAGGGAGATCGGCCACTGCACCGGGAGCACGGTGAACGACGTGGTGATGGCGGTGGTGGCGGGCACGCTGCGCCGCTACGTGGAGGCGCGGGGGCAATCGCCGGAGGACCTGCGGGCGGTGGTGCCGGTGAACCTGCGGCCGATGAACGAGCCCATCCCTCGCGAGCTGGGCAACCGGTTCGGCATGGTGTTCCTGCCCCTGCCGCTCGGGGTGGAGGCGCCGGTGGAGCGGCTCTGGGAGCTGAAGCGGCGGATGGACAGGCTGAAGCGCTCGCCGGAAGCGGCGGTGATGTTCGGGATGCTGACGGCGGCGGGGATGGCGCCGGCGCCGGTGGAGCGGGCGGCGGTGGAGGTGATGCGGAGGAAGGCCTCGCTGGTGATGACGAACGTGCCGGGGCCCAGGCGGCCGGTGTACCTGGCGGGGGCGAGGCTGGCGGGAGTGATGTTCTGGGTTCCCATGGCGGCGCGGCTGGGGGTGGGCCTGAGCATCTTCAGCTACTCGGGCCATGTGACGCTGGGCGTGGCGGCGGACGCGGGCCTGGTGCCCGAGCCGCGGGAGCTCATCGCGGACTTCGAGGCGGAGCTCGAATCCCTGGCAGAGGCGGTGAGGGCGATGGGACATTCCCCTCCCCTGCACTGA
- a CDS encoding methyltransferase domain-containing protein produces the protein MANLRNLPRQALGDLQSRLRHLPLVGTLRNMLVSAPPELSSPVPRDSGLVDAERVEAYRRAIERYVKPGHVVVDVGTGNGLRAFLAAKRGPRRLYAVDASRNLDTARWVARRNGLSDIEFVRADSSRFQPSEKADVLLHDQVGDALFDTGLVPRLLNLRDRVLARGGRILPNRFEVFFEPVQLREEARLPFIWNQRLPSVDFSCLQVLRDTMDPAYFTRFIRPQDVERSLCDPEPAFALDLETLRAGALPQRLRLSRPVVREGRMDGLCLFYRSRFDSELSFDTFPERQRACTPVLLLRMDPRDFARYETIHVELSLPELSDITTWRWSFQ, from the coding sequence ATGGCGAACCTGAGGAATCTGCCGCGTCAGGCCCTGGGGGATCTGCAATCGAGACTGCGTCACCTGCCATTGGTGGGGACGCTGCGAAACATGCTCGTGAGCGCGCCACCGGAGCTGTCGAGCCCGGTCCCCCGGGACTCGGGCCTGGTGGACGCGGAGCGGGTGGAGGCGTACCGGCGCGCCATCGAGCGCTACGTGAAGCCCGGCCACGTGGTGGTGGACGTGGGCACGGGCAACGGCCTGCGGGCCTTCCTCGCGGCGAAGCGCGGTCCTCGGAGGCTGTACGCGGTGGACGCCTCGCGCAACCTGGACACGGCGCGCTGGGTGGCCCGGCGCAACGGGCTTTCCGACATCGAGTTCGTGCGCGCGGACAGCTCGCGTTTCCAGCCCTCGGAGAAGGCGGACGTCCTGCTGCACGACCAGGTGGGGGACGCGCTCTTCGACACGGGGCTGGTGCCCCGGCTGTTGAACCTGCGCGACCGGGTGCTGGCGCGCGGCGGCCGCATCCTGCCCAACCGCTTCGAGGTCTTCTTCGAGCCGGTGCAACTGCGCGAGGAGGCGCGCCTGCCCTTCATCTGGAACCAGCGTCTGCCCAGCGTGGACTTCAGCTGCCTGCAGGTGCTGCGGGACACGATGGACCCCGCGTACTTCACCCGCTTCATCCGGCCCCAGGACGTGGAGCGGTCGCTGTGCGATCCGGAGCCCGCCTTCGCCCTCGACCTGGAGACGCTGCGGGCCGGCGCGCTGCCGCAGCGCCTGCGCCTGTCCCGGCCGGTGGTGCGCGAGGGGCGCATGGACGGCCTGTGCCTCTTCTACCGGTCCCGCTTCGACTCGGAGCTGTCCTTCGACACCTTCCCCGAGCGCCAGCGGGCATGTACGCCAGTGCTACTGCTGCGGATGGATCCGCGGGACTTTGCCCGCTACGAGACGATTCACGTGGAGCTCTCGTTGCCGGAGCTGTCGGACATCACCACATGGCGGTGGAGCTTCCAGTGA
- a CDS encoding SDR family NAD(P)-dependent oxidoreductase → MGRLDGKVAIITGATMDEAGGVGIGGATAQLMAREGARVVVADIHGEGARRLAGSITRSGGQSLAVEVDVSKESDILKMVAAAVDTYGGLDILHNNAVASGPDALGKDGDLLSLELSAWERSLQVNLTGVMLGCKHAIPHMMKRGRGAIVNTSSAASLHGDVVRAAYGTTKAGLNSLTQYVATMYGKQGIRCNAVALGLVLTAAVRSAITPEILESLKRHHLTPYVGEPEHAAEAVVFLASDAAAFITGETLVVDGGFSCHVPAFADYQAMATAPIVATKD, encoded by the coding sequence ATGGGCAGGCTCGATGGAAAGGTCGCGATCATCACCGGGGCCACGATGGACGAAGCAGGCGGGGTCGGCATTGGAGGAGCGACCGCGCAGTTGATGGCCCGCGAGGGAGCGCGGGTCGTCGTCGCGGACATCCACGGTGAGGGGGCCCGGCGGCTGGCCGGGTCCATCACCCGGAGCGGCGGCCAGTCCCTGGCGGTGGAGGTCGACGTCTCGAAGGAGAGCGACATCCTGAAGATGGTGGCCGCGGCCGTCGACACGTACGGCGGCCTGGACATCCTCCACAACAACGCCGTGGCGTCGGGCCCGGACGCGCTGGGCAAGGATGGGGACCTGCTGTCGCTCGAACTCTCCGCCTGGGAGCGCTCGCTGCAGGTGAACCTGACGGGCGTGATGCTGGGCTGCAAGCACGCCATTCCGCACATGATGAAGCGCGGGCGCGGGGCCATCGTGAACACGTCCTCCGCCGCGAGCCTGCACGGTGACGTGGTGCGCGCCGCCTATGGCACCACCAAGGCGGGCCTCAACTCGCTCACCCAGTACGTGGCGACCATGTACGGCAAGCAGGGCATCCGCTGCAACGCCGTGGCGCTGGGGCTGGTGCTGACGGCGGCGGTGCGCTCGGCCATCACTCCCGAAATCCTGGAGTCGCTCAAGCGCCACCACCTCACGCCCTACGTGGGCGAGCCCGAGCACGCCGCCGAGGCCGTCGTCTTCCTCGCGTCGGACGCGGCGGCCTTCATCACCGGGGAGACCCTGGTGGTGGACGGTGGATTCTCCTGCCATGTGCCCGCCTTCGCGGACTACCAGGCCATGGCCACGGCGCCCATCGTCGCGACGAAGGACTGA
- the rsgA gene encoding ribosome small subunit-dependent GTPase A: MDEQALEKLGWGPSYQEAWRSRASEGEEPARIGADYGVEYVLYSARGDLRATVPGRLRMAIRKGESVRPVVGDWVTFEPRLQEGTSLIQAVLPRRTQLARKAAGRTDEEQVVAANVDVVFIVSALTRDLNPRRLERYLALAGDSGASPVLVLTKADLCEDVAATRENIATLAPGVPLHVVSSVTGEGLDVLWRYIGGNRTVALIGSSGVGKSTLINRLLGSTRQVVGEVREDDKGRHTTTHRELFLLPQGGLVIDTPGMRELGLMENEEGVRTTFVDIEELAAGCRFSDCRHEKEPGCAVREAVREGKLAPERLESFHKLHQEVARQERQRDTQTKRPPRSSAEAQKKRGR, from the coding sequence ATGGATGAGCAGGCCTTGGAGAAGCTCGGCTGGGGACCTTCCTACCAGGAGGCCTGGCGCTCCCGGGCGAGCGAGGGCGAGGAGCCGGCGCGCATCGGCGCCGACTATGGGGTGGAGTACGTGCTGTACTCGGCGCGTGGGGATCTGCGCGCCACCGTGCCGGGCCGGCTGCGCATGGCCATCCGCAAGGGAGAGTCCGTGCGCCCGGTCGTCGGAGACTGGGTGACCTTCGAGCCCCGCCTCCAGGAAGGCACCTCCCTCATCCAGGCCGTGCTTCCCCGTCGCACCCAGCTCGCTCGCAAGGCCGCTGGCCGGACCGACGAGGAGCAGGTGGTGGCGGCCAACGTGGACGTGGTCTTCATCGTCTCCGCGCTGACGCGCGACCTCAACCCGCGGCGGCTCGAGCGCTACCTGGCGCTCGCCGGGGACAGCGGGGCCTCGCCCGTGCTGGTCCTCACCAAGGCCGACCTCTGCGAGGACGTGGCCGCGACGCGCGAGAACATCGCCACCCTGGCCCCGGGCGTGCCCCTGCACGTCGTCAGCAGCGTCACCGGCGAGGGGCTGGACGTGCTCTGGCGCTACATCGGCGGCAACCGGACGGTGGCGCTCATCGGCTCGTCCGGGGTGGGCAAGTCCACGCTCATCAACCGCCTGCTGGGCTCCACGCGCCAGGTGGTGGGCGAGGTGCGCGAGGACGACAAGGGGCGGCACACCACCACCCACCGGGAGCTGTTCCTGCTGCCCCAGGGAGGCCTCGTCATCGACACGCCGGGCATGCGCGAGCTCGGGCTGATGGAGAACGAGGAGGGCGTGCGCACCACCTTCGTGGACATCGAGGAGCTGGCGGCCGGGTGCCGCTTCAGCGACTGCCGCCACGAGAAGGAGCCCGGCTGCGCCGTCCGGGAGGCGGTGCGCGAGGGGAAGCTCGCCCCGGAGCGCCTGGAGAGCTTCCACAAGCTCCACCAGGAAGTGGCCCGCCAGGAGCGCCAGCGCGATACGCAGACGAAGCGCCCCCCGCGCTCTTCCGCTGAAGCCCAGAAGAAGCGCGGGAGGTGA